In the genome of Budorcas taxicolor isolate Tak-1 chromosome 7, Takin1.1, whole genome shotgun sequence, the window TTGGATAAACTTACAATCTCAAacccagaattttttttaaagaagaaataggtCAGCTATTTTCATTACTATATcttgataaatatataaaagccaATGTTGTTGAATGGAAATACCAATATGGCACAGAAGTTTTCATGGCAATTTTTATCTCATTGAATGGTAAAAAAGTTCGGGATGAAAGAAGTAGTCTTTCATATACTGACACCATTACATAAAGTAACAAAGTAATCATTTTGATAACCTGTTATTATATTGTTAGCAATGCAGCTTACATGAGAAATCATATATGccaaatataaatttcatttacATCAACAGACTTTTCTCTTGTGAATTCCATGTCTTAAATCAccaaatttgaaatatatttttgtttttcttgttgttcttTACTGGATATGAAGTTTCTTGTAACAGGAACacaattaaatgtaaataataaaaaattagaactaaataaaaatgtaaatagaaaGCAAGTACACATAGTACACATAGATAAAAATACAATACATAGGCTTAAAGACTAAAGAATTGTTATTAAAGCTTCAGATTTGTCTCTGAGTTTCCTAGCAGCTGAAGTAACAAGGGAGACTAGaagtaaaacaatttttatatgaggaaatgtttgactcttttttcATAAGGCTACCTATAGAATtgatctctccctctctgtctttctctctcggTGTGTGTATACGTGTAGATAAGTAAAAGCACTCTAAATCAAACATAGGAACAAACATTTCGGTTTGAcgttaatcaagaaaaaaaacgCCATTTCCATATATGTCAATTTCAATATGACTTAAAATCTGAATGTTCCACAAATAAGCACTTTGGAAATACGATTTGGGGGATAAAATAGCTTGAAACGCAtgaacttatttttttctcttcaagtaAAATTCTGTAGTGTTGGATGTAGGGTACAATACTCACAATTTCAGGCACAAGGTGTCGCTCTTTACTTGGAGGAAGTAGTTGATTCAAGGGTTAGTCTGAGCAGCCAGAAACTCCCCATTTAAAGACTCCGTCATGCCGGATGCTACCGTTAAAGGATCCTTTGAAACTTCTCAAAGATTCAGCAAGATATTTAACCCGGAACTGGAGTCTATGGTACTGTAAGTGTAAAGTATCGTATTTTGGAAGTCAGTATATGAGATGTCCGCGACTCAAAGAAGTGGATTGGGCAATGGGCGACTGCTGCTGTCGCTTCTGCTCCTCGCAGCTTGGGAGGCAGGGAGCGGCCAGGTCCACTACTCCGTCCCTGAAGAAGCCAAACACGGCACCTTCGTGGGTCGCATCGCCCAGGACCTGGGACTGGAGCTGACGGACCTGGTGCCCCGCCTGTTCCGGGTGGCGTCCAAAGGCCGCGGGGATCTTCTGGAGGTAAATCTGCAGAATGGCATTTTGTTTGTGAATTCTCGGATCGACCGTGAGGAGCTGTGCGGACGGAGCGCGGAGTGCAGCATCCACCTGGAGGTGATCGTGGACCGGCCGCTGCAGGTGTTCCAtgtggaggtggaggtgaaggACATTAACGACAACCCGCCCGTGTTCTCTCTCAGAGAACAAAAGCTGCTGATTTATGAATCTAAACAACCTGACTCTCGTTTTCCTCTAGAGGGAGCTTCTGATGCGGATATAGGAGAGAATGCTCAACTGACCTACAGACTAAGCAAAAATGAGTACTTTTCTTTAGAATTACCAATAAATAGTAAGCCGACTAAAAAACTGTCACTTACGTTAAAGAAGTCTTTAGACAGAGAGAAAATTCCGGAATTTAATTTACTACTGACGGCTGCAGATGGAGGGAAACCCGAGCTCACTGGCACTGTTCAACTCTTCATCCGCGTCTTGGATATTAACGACAACGATCCGGAATTTGAACAATCAGAATACAGGGTGAGATTGATGGAAAACTCAGCTAAAGAAACTCTTGTGATACAGTTAAATGCCACAGATGAAGATGAAGGAGTCAATGGGGAGGTAACATACTCCTTAATGTCAATTAAGCCCAATGGAAAACCTTTATTTACACTAGATGAAAATAACGGAGAAGTGAAGGTCAATGGAACTTTAGACTATGAAGAAAACAAGTTTTATGAAATTGAAGTACAGGCCACAGATAAGGGGAATCCCCCAATGGCAGGTCACTGTACAGTCTGGGTTGAAATCTTAGATGCCAATGATAACGCCCCTGAAATCACTGTCACTTCCCTGTCTCTACCAGTACGAGAGGACACTCAGCCAAGCACTGTCATTGCGCTGATCAGTGTATCTGATCGAGACTCTGGGGACAATGGACAGGTAATCTGCTTTCTAACGCCCAACGTCCCCTTCAAGATCGTGTCCACGTTCAAGAACTATTATTCACTAGTGCTGGATGGCACCCTGGACCGTGAGAGCGTGTCTGTCTATAAGTTGGTGGTGACAGCGCGGGACGGGGGCTTGCCGTCGCTCTCGGCCACCGCCAGCGTGTCCGTGGAGGTGGCCGACGTGAACGACAACGCGCCCGCGTTCGCGCAGCCAGAGTACACAGTGTTCGTGAAGGAGAACAACCCGCCCGGCTGCCACATCTTCACCGTGTCGGCGCGGGACGCGGACGCGCAGGAGAACGCACTGGTGTCCTACTCGCTGGTGGAGCGGCGGGTGGGCGAGCGCGCGCTGTCGAGCTACGTGTCGGTGCACGCGGAGAGCGGCAAGGTGTACGCGCTGCAGCCGCTGGACCACGAGGAGCTGGAGCTGCTGCAGTTCCAGGTGAGCGCGCGCGACGCGGGCGTGCCGCCCCTGGGCAGCAACGTGACGCTGCAGGTGTTCGTGCTGGACGAAAATGACAACGCACCTGCGCTGCTGCCGCCCGGGCCAGGTGGAGGACCCAGCGCCGTGACCCAGGTGGTACTGAGGTCCGTGGACCCGGGCCACGTGGTGGCGAAGGTACGCGCGGTGGACGCGGATTCGGGCTACAACGCGTGGCTGTCCTACGAGCTGCAGCCGACCGCGGGCGGCTCGCGCAGCCCGTTCCGCGTGGGGCTGTACACCGGCGAGATCAGCACGACGCGCGCCCTGGACGAGGCGGACGCGCCGCGCCAGCGCCTGCTGGTGCTGGTGAAGGACCACGGCGAGCCGGCGCTGACGACCACGGCCACCGTGCTGCTGTCGCTGGAGGACAGCGGCCAGGCGCCCAAGGCCTCTTCGCGGGCGTTATCTGGTGCGGCCGGCGCAGAGACGGCGTTAGTGGATGTGAACGTGTACCTGATCATCGCCATCTGCGCGGTGTCCAGCCTGTTGGTGCTCACGCTACTGCTGTACACGGCGCTGCGGTGCTCGGCGCCGCCCAGAGAGGGCGAGTGCGGGCCGGTGAAGCCCAGGCTGGTGTGCTCCAGCGCGGTGGGGAGCTGGTCTTTCTCTCAGGAGAGGCGGCAGAGGGTGTGCTCTGGGGAGGGGCCGCCCAAGACCGACCTCATGGCCTTCAGCCCCAGTCTACCTCCGGGTCTGGATAGAGAAGTCGGGGAAGAAAGGCAGGAGGCAGAATCACCTCATTCTGGTCTGGTGAGTTCTATAGATCCTTCCCCTCTTCTTGAAGTTTAtgttaattgttttaaaaaaaatccagtttattTCATGGATGTCTTATACTTCGAGTAACCTTTAAAGAACGTTAGCGAAATGCCAAAGGATACACACATCCTATTTTAATCATATAAAGTTTTATGCTTTTTAGCCAGTAAATACCCTATTTCTCCTAATCTTTTGTaagaacatgttaaaaaaaaaagatgcaagaaTGACTTTGTCATAACTTAATTAGAAATAATTTCTTACTTTCAACTCATCTACCCAAATCACTTCGTCATCTTTAATCCTAATTATTGTAGATAATCactatggatttttaaatttttactcatcctctctgcttttttaaacaagttttaGGTTTGAGATTTTCACATTATTAGACCAATGACTTTTGTCACTTCAGTCTTCTACCAAAAATTAACACTGTTAATTAGTTCtgaaaggattttattttctttcttttctttttttttggttttgaacaTTCATCATACATATATTGTACATTAAATAATCCTCAGCCTTTCCTCTAACAATAAGATAAAACCTGTTTTCATATTATTTGTGGTAAAAGAATGCAGCCTTTTGTCTTAGTGTGCTTATTTCATTGAAATAATATAACTtaaatttctgtccatttttaattttgtaattttgttcTCTGAATTGGGGAGAAATTTGTCTACTATGTACTGAAACAAAGCTCCCAGGTTTATGCTGCCAGAGTAACAAGGCAAATAAGGTTATTAATACTCTTGAATCAAGTCATTCAAACATGCATATAGGCCTATAACATCGGCAATATATGCTAGTTGGCATTATTTCCTAAGTTTCTGGATTTATCTAGACAGAAAAAGTTAATTCTATCAAAGTGAAGCCTATTAACATTtatcaatttctttcattttaaatttcctaCCCTTAAGTGCTTTATTGCTGGCATTTGTAAAAGTGTCTTTCCATGTAGTATACCCATGTATATACATGCCCATGTACCACATCTGAAGATTCTAGCAAAAATCATTTGCCTCTAGGTCATCCTTCTAATTCAGTGGTTCTTAGCCACATGTAGGATGGTGGAATTGCTGACCTCTTTTGAGAAGCTGATGAAAGTCATTCTCCCTTTAAAATCACACAGCAAACCCTTGGCATAATAGTCAAGAACTCCATGCTGAAGCTCATCCTTGGGCCTCTATTTATAAAACTTTGTATCTCAGGATTAATTGTCTAAGAACGTTCTTTATTCAAAATTAGTCaataagattaaaatataaaatatttcaggctCAAAAGTAATTAATCATATCATTTATGaaagtttataaatataaataaatgtgaatgtTAGGTAGGGCATGTATTATTACCCATATCCAAACTAACTTCTTAGAATGACTCaacatcattttaatttaatataaaacatattggAATGTTTTAAGTACAGGTTAAAAGTTTGCAAATTGTTACTATTGCATAATATATAAGTAATCAATACACATTTTAGATAATTCCAAGTTACGTAgattaatttttacaaatttagTGTCTTTtatacttaatttaaaatttaagattacATTCTAGAATGCAAAATTGTTATTTCGTTTTATTTTGTAGTTTGATTGTTTAAGTATTGAGCTAACTTTGGATTTTTCTATCTGTTTAATCATTTAATTATGTCTGACAGTGAGCAAGGATGCATTGTGTCTTCTGAATACATTACAGTAAGGTTCCTTGTGAATTATGGTACATTCACATTTTTTGAAAATGgaagatataaaatgaataagcttGATGATGATAGACAGTTTGAATAGTCCCATAGCATCAAAATTCAAATATGTGTTTCATTAATTCAGAGTGAGTGTGGTAGTTGATTTAAGTTATTTTATGCTTGTAGAATCATTCTTGGTTATTATTTTCTGGCTCTTTAAAAGTTTCACTTCTCAGTATTTTTATTATGCATTAAAAGAATGGTGAGAAATTATTGGTTTAAAgattttgatttaaatttaaatgagctTCTAAATAATatgcttactctttttttttacaaCTAGCTGTAAGATCTtatctgtgttttgttttcccttaAAGCTAGTCTTGAGTTACTGAATAAAATTATGAGAAATATTTTGATTCTCCCTTGAATCATAGTCACCATTGTGGTCTTCTGAAGAGAAGCTTATTTTATATAACTACTAACTGGCCCAGAAGGAAGGATATAGAGGGAAACTAAATGGTCACTATGAAGTTCATATTCTTTTGACTTTAGTCAAAGAGATTGGGCTCCAAAACATTTCATGAGATCTTTGTCAGATTAGTGCTCTACTACCACTTCAGAATACCATGAACTTTGGAGGTTTTGACTCAACATTTTACATGAAAATGTTTAATCCTGCTAGAGTAAAATATTCTAGAATCTGCACCCACAATTCATTTTTCAACATATTATAAGAATGATACCAGTTGTATGAAAAGTCATCACATGTGAGCATCAAGGAACCAAAAATAACATCTTCCATATTTATGATGAATTCTAATATTGGCcatatttatgaataaaatagtttatatgaatgaaatattttctcctttactAGACAAGGAAATTCTTGGCTTTCTCATAAAGACTTAGAATGAAGTGCTTGTGAAGGATGAAAATCATTATGAATGTGAATTGCAAGCAATATAAGAGCCAGGGCGGtgttttcagtcatgtccgactctgcgaccctatgcacttgtagcctgccagattcctctgtccatgaaatgttccaggcaagaatactggagtgggttgccatttcctactccagggcatcttctccactcagggatcaaacccgtctcttgcatctcctgcactggcaggtggattctttaccactttgtcacctgggaagcccaatggcaGGGGTGATGCAtattattcttcattttattttccatgataGCTAGCTAACGAGTAACTTCTGACATGCAacatttcaataattattttgtGATACACTTTGAAGCAGAATCATTTTAAAAACCGAAGTATAATAGAAGTATTTGTGCTTTGTtaagattatatatattaaataaataggcATTTGCAAATGATCCATGAAACTATCCAAAAAGTTGATACAGATTTAAAGTGAACCCAGAAGTGGCTAAACCAAAAAGAACCCCAGGATCTTTCTTGTACTTACATAATCAGTCACATGATGTCGCTGTATACTCAAAAGGTGAAAagggaaaattctccaagtccaGATTCCAACAATCCACAGAATAGGATAGACTCCATATTGACCGGAAAGCTGGGTAAAATTTACTGAAGGTATACTTACAGAAGGGGAGACTGGTCTTAAATGTTGGCAGGCGAACTATCCCTTAAAACTGACAGTCTCACCTCAGAGATCCCTTTATCTGCAATGGTGTTTTCTTGGCGAGGAGGCTTCGAAACTCGGAGCCTGCTACTCTCGCTTCTGCTCCTCGCAGCCTGGGAGTCGGGGAGCGGCCAGGTCCATTACTCGGTTCCCGAGGAGGCAAAACACGGCACCTTCGTGGGCCGCATCGCCCAGGACCTAGGACTGGAGCTGGCGGAGCTGGTGCCCCGCCTGTTCCGGGTGGCGTCCAAAGGCCGCGGGGATCTTCTGGAGGTAAATCTGCAGAATGGCATTTTGTTTGTGAATTCTCGGATCGACCGGGAAGAGCTGTGCGGGCGGAGCGCGGAGTGCAGCATCCACCTGGAGGTGATCGTGGACCGGCCGCTGCAGGTGTTCCAtgtggaggtggaggtgaaggACGTTAACGACAATCCTCCAGTATTCAGAGGAGAACAAAAGGTACTCATTTCTGAATCTGCGCCTTTGGAGTCTCGTTTTCCTCTAGAGGGCGCTTCTGATGCGGATATCGGCCTAAACTCTCTCCTGACCTACAGGTTAAGTTTAAATGAGTATTTTACTCTTAAACTAATAACGAAAACCGACAAAAGTATACTGCCTGAACTCATTCTTCGGAAGTCATTGGATAGAGAAGAAATACCAGAACTTAATATGTTGCTGACCGCTCTGGATGGCGGTAAACCCCAGCTAACAGAATCTGTTCAGATTCAAATAACCATCCTGGATGTTAATGACAATGCTCCTGAGTTTGATAAGCCTGGCTATAAAGTGGTGCTGTTTGAAAATGTCCCAAACGGCACCAGAATCATTCAACTAAACGCTTCTGATCTAGACGAAGGACCAAACAGAGAAATTTCCTATGGAATCAGAATGATTCTGCCACTGAGTgagaaatgtatgtttttaataaatcCACAAACAGGTGAAATTAGAATTTACGGGAAACTGGATTTTGAAGAGAATAATGAGTATGAAATCCAGGTTAACGCCATTGATAAAGGGATTCCGCCCATGGCTGGTCATTGCACGGTCCTGGTGGAAGTTCTAGACCTGAATGACAATACCCCTGAGGTAATGATCACTTCGCTGTCGCTCCCAGTGCGGGAGGACGCTCAGGTGGGCACTGTCATCGCCTTGATCAGCGTGTCCGACTGTGACTCCGGCGCCAATGGGCAGGTGACCTGCTCACTCACACCACCGCATATCCCCTTCAAGCTGGTGTCCACCTTCAAGAATTACTATTCTCTAGTGCTGGACAGCGTCCTGGACCGCGAGAGTGCGTCGAACTATGAGGTGGTGGTGACAGCGAGGGACGGTGGCTCACCTTCTCTGTCGGCCACTGCCAGCGTGTCCGTGGAGGTGGCCGACGTGAACGACAACGCGCCCGCGTTCGCGCAGCCAGAGTACACGGTGTTCGTGAAGGAGAACAACCCGCCCGGCTGCCACATCTTCACCGTGTCGGCGCGAGACGCGGACGCGCAGGAGAACGCGCTGGTGTCCTACTCGCTGGTGGAGCGACGGGTGGGCGAGCGCGCACTGTCGAGCTACGTGTCGGTGCACGCGGAGAGCGGCAAGGTGTACGCGCtgcagccactggaccacgaggagcTGGAGCTGCTGCAGTTCCAGGTGAGCGCGCGCGACGCGGGCGTGCCGCCCCTAGGCAGCAACGTGACCCTGCAGGTGTTCGTGCTGGATGAGAACGACAACGCGCCTGCGCTACTGCCGCCCGGGCCAGGTGGAGGACCCAGCGCGCTGAGCCAGGTGGTGGCGCGTTCGGTGGGCGCGGGCCACGTGGTGGCGAAGGTGCGCGCGGTGGACGCCGACTCGGGCTACAACGCGTGGCTGTCCTACGAGCTGCAGCTGGCGGCGGGTGGCGCGAGCAGCCCGTTCCGCGTGGGGCTGTACACCGGCGAGATCAGCACGACGCGCGCCCTGGACGAGGCGGACGCGCCCCGCCAGCGCCTGCTGGTGCTGGTGAAGGACCACGGCGAGCCGGCGCTGACGGCCACGGCCACCGTGCTGCTGTCGCTGGAGGACAGCGGCCAGGCGCCCAAGGCCTCTTCGCGGGCATTGTCTGGTGCAGCTGGCGCAGAGACGGCGTTAGTGGATGTGAACGTGTACCTGATCATCGCCATCTGCGCGGTGTCCAGCCTGTTTGTGCTCACGCTGCTGCTGTACACGGCGCTGAGGTGCTCGGCGCCGCCCAGCGAGGGCGCGTGCGGGCCGGTGAAGCCCAGGCTTGTGTGCTCCAGCGCGGTGGGGAGCTGGTCTTTCTCTCAGGAGAGGCGGCAGAGGGTGTGCTCTGGGGAAGGGCCGCCCAAGACCGACCTCATCGCCTTCAGCCCCTGTCTTCCAGCGTCTGGAGAAGATTGTTTAAATCCTTCCAGTGAAGTAAGTCCTTGATATCATTTAAGTATGTTAgtcattttgtagttttcatgtATTAGCCCAAATTttcaagcattcagttcagtcgtgtccgactcttctcgaccccatggatgccaggctttcctgtccatcaccagctcccagagcttgctgaaacttatgtccattgaatcggtgatgctatccaaccatctcatcctctgtcatccccttgtccttctgccttcactctttcccagcattccactttatcttttccaattatttt includes:
- the LOC128051155 gene encoding protocadherin alpha-12-like, producing MLAGELSLKTDSLTSEIPLSAMVFSWRGGFETRSLLLSLLLLAAWESGSGQVHYSVPEEAKHGTFVGRIAQDLGLELAELVPRLFRVASKGRGDLLEVNLQNGILFVNSRIDREELCGRSAECSIHLEVIVDRPLQVFHVEVEVKDVNDNPPVFRGEQKVLISESAPLESRFPLEGASDADIGLNSLLTYRLSLNEYFTLKLITKTDKSILPELILRKSLDREEIPELNMLLTALDGGKPQLTESVQIQITILDVNDNAPEFDKPGYKVVLFENVPNGTRIIQLNASDLDEGPNREISYGIRMILPLSEKCMFLINPQTGEIRIYGKLDFEENNEYEIQVNAIDKGIPPMAGHCTVLVEVLDLNDNTPEVMITSLSLPVREDAQVGTVIALISVSDCDSGANGQVTCSLTPPHIPFKLVSTFKNYYSLVLDSVLDRESASNYEVVVTARDGGSPSLSATASVSVEVADVNDNAPAFAQPEYTVFVKENNPPGCHIFTVSARDADAQENALVSYSLVERRVGERALSSYVSVHAESGKVYALQPLDHEELELLQFQVSARDAGVPPLGSNVTLQVFVLDENDNAPALLPPGPGGGPSALSQVVARSVGAGHVVAKVRAVDADSGYNAWLSYELQLAAGGASSPFRVGLYTGEISTTRALDEADAPRQRLLVLVKDHGEPALTATATVLLSLEDSGQAPKASSRALSGAAGAETALVDVNVYLIIAICAVSSLFVLTLLLYTALRCSAPPSEGACGPVKPRLVCSSAVGSWSFSQERRQRVCSGEGPPKTDLIAFSPCLPASGEDCLNPSSEVSP
- the LOC128051027 gene encoding protocadherin alpha-11-like, with the protein product MSATQRSGLGNGRLLLSLLLLAAWEAGSGQVHYSVPEEAKHGTFVGRIAQDLGLELTDLVPRLFRVASKGRGDLLEVNLQNGILFVNSRIDREELCGRSAECSIHLEVIVDRPLQVFHVEVEVKDINDNPPVFSLREQKLLIYESKQPDSRFPLEGASDADIGENAQLTYRLSKNEYFSLELPINSKPTKKLSLTLKKSLDREKIPEFNLLLTAADGGKPELTGTVQLFIRVLDINDNDPEFEQSEYRVRLMENSAKETLVIQLNATDEDEGVNGEVTYSLMSIKPNGKPLFTLDENNGEVKVNGTLDYEENKFYEIEVQATDKGNPPMAGHCTVWVEILDANDNAPEITVTSLSLPVREDTQPSTVIALISVSDRDSGDNGQVICFLTPNVPFKIVSTFKNYYSLVLDGTLDRESVSVYKLVVTARDGGLPSLSATASVSVEVADVNDNAPAFAQPEYTVFVKENNPPGCHIFTVSARDADAQENALVSYSLVERRVGERALSSYVSVHAESGKVYALQPLDHEELELLQFQVSARDAGVPPLGSNVTLQVFVLDENDNAPALLPPGPGGGPSAVTQVVLRSVDPGHVVAKVRAVDADSGYNAWLSYELQPTAGGSRSPFRVGLYTGEISTTRALDEADAPRQRLLVLVKDHGEPALTTTATVLLSLEDSGQAPKASSRALSGAAGAETALVDVNVYLIIAICAVSSLLVLTLLLYTALRCSAPPREGECGPVKPRLVCSSAVGSWSFSQERRQRVCSGEGPPKTDLMAFSPSLPPGLDREVGEERQEAESPHSGLVSSIDPSPLLEVYVNCFKKNPVYFMDVLYFE